In Candidatus Saccharimonadales bacterium, the sequence GCTGCCGAACCGCCCGACATGGTGTGGCCGTCGTTATTACCAGCCCAAACGCCAGCCACGGTTGATTGAGTGTAGCCAATGGTCCAAGCATCGCGATAATTTTCGGTCGTACCGGTTTTAACGGCTGTGGTTTTACCTGGGATAATTAGAGCGGAGAAATTGGAACCAAAGGTTCGGGTGCGGGCCCCGGCATCGCTCAAAATGCTGTTGAGTTCGTAAACCGCTTGGGGGTCTAAGACTTTTTTGGGAGTTGGAGTTTTAGAGTTATCGACCAAGGTTTTGCCTTTGGGATCGGTAATTTTGATGACCGAAACTTGATCGACGTGAGTCCCACCGGTGGCAAAACCACTATAGGCACTGGCCATATCGGCCAGCGTAACTTCGCCCGAACCAAGCACCAGGCTGAGCCCATAATGGCTGGGATCCTGGTTGAGCGTTGAAATTCCTAAGTCTGTCGCAGTCTTGATTGAATCACTAACACCGGCTAAGTAGAGAGCTTTAACGGCCGGGATGTTAAGCGAGTTGCCCAAGGCCTCTCGGATCGAGACGACTCCATAATTACAATTACAATAGTTATGGGGCACGTAGCCACCACCAAAGTCGGTTTTAACGTCATAGAGGGTCGAGCCTGGCCCCCAGGTGGCATCAGTTTTTTTACTAAAGAGCGTCGAATAAACAAACGGCTTAAAGCTCGATCCAGGCTGGCGCAAGCTGTTGGCCACATCGACTTGGCTGGTGCTGAAATCGCTGCCACCCACCCAAGCCAGGACTTGACCGGTCTTAACGTCATCGGCGACTAGGGCAGCGTTCGAACCGCCCAAGCGTTTAACGTTGGCCATGTTCTTGGCCACGGCCTGTTCGGCCTGGCTCTGCTTGGTCAAATCAAGGGTGGTGATGACCTTGAGTCCACCAGAGTCGACCAGTTGGTTGCCGAGCTGCTCATCTAATTGGGCTTCGACGTATTTAACAAAGAACGGTGCCGTCACATTAGCGTAAGTTCTGGGTATTTTGGGGATCTCGGCCAAAACATCAACGGCCTTGGCTTCTTCGGCCTGCTGGGCGGTGATGTAGCCCTGGTCGGCCATCTCGTCTAGGACCATGTGCTGCCTAGCGATCAGCGCATCGACGTGGTCACCGTAGGGCGAATAATAACTCGGGGCCTGGGGAATGGCGGCCAGCAAAGCTGCCTCTGGCAGGGTCAAATCCTTGGCGTCTTTACCGAAATAGGTTTTAGCGGCCGCCTGGATGCCATAGGCTTGGGTGCCGTAGGGAATTTCATTTAGGTACAGCTTTAAGATATCGTCTTTTTTATAAAGTTGCTCGATTTCAATTGAGAGAATTAATTCCTTGGCTTTTCGAATGACGGATTGCTGGTTAGTTAATAAGGCGTTTTTGACGTACTGCTGAGTGATAGTGGAGCCGCCTTGCAACCCGCTACCGCGATGGAAGAGATCAACAAAAGCGGCTCTTAAGATGCTTAGGCTCGAAAAAGCGCCGTGGTGGTAAAAGTTTTTATCTTCCAGGGCAACTGTAGCGTGTTTAACGTTATCGGGCATGGCGTTAAAGTCGATAACCGTTCGATTGACGTCCCCGTGAACTTCGTAGAGCACGGTATTGCCGCTGCGATCATAAAAGCGGGTCGTTTGGGCCCCAACTTTAGCGTTGATCTTGCTGGGGCTTGGCAGGTCTTTGGCCACAAACAAAATCAATAGCACCACCATCAAAAAACCGATGCCCGCGATTTTTGCAGCCATCATGCGACCCTGGTGACTGAACCAGTAGGCTTTAAGATTAGCTGGCTTGAGTGAGACTAAAAACTTCTGCCACCGGTTCGAAATTTTAGCTTTCGAGTTTTTGGCAGAGGTAACGCGCCTAGGTTTGGCTTTAGCCATAGATTCTTATAATTCCTCTTGCGCTATTATACCAATGCCAGCACCCAAGTGAAAGCTGGCTCGTTCTGGTGTGCTATAGTTTTTGTTATGAAAGAATCACTATGGCGCGGCATCGAGGAGATCATCGATCAAAAGCAGCTAGAAAAGCTCCTGGCCGGCACTAAACCATTACGTCTAAAGTTTGGCGTTGACCCGTCGAGCCCCGATATTCATTTGGGCCATACGGTCATTTTGCGCTGTTTGGCTAGGCTGCAAAAACTCGGCCACACGGTCATCTTTCTAATTGGTGATACTACCGCTCTGATTGGGGACCCATCGGGTAAGAACAAGACCCGCCCGGTCATCGATCGCGATGAGGTCGAGCGCAATGCCAAGACCTACTTGGAGCAAGTCAATAAAATTTTGGATGTCGATAAAGCTGAAATTAGGCGCAATAGTGAATGGTTAGACGATTTATCATTAGCCAAACTGCTCGAACTGGCCAGCAACTTTACCGTCGCCCAGTTGATCGAGCGTGAAGACTTCAAAAATCGCTTAGATGCTGGTTCAGACCTTGGCCTGCACGAATTAATCTACCCGCTGATGGTGGCTTATGATTCGGTGGTACTAAAAGCTGATGTTGAATTTGGCGGTACCGATCAGCGCTTTAATATGTTAGCTGGCCGGGCCCTGCAGAAAAAAATGGGGCAGCCAGCCCAGCAGGTGGTGATGGGTAAGTTATTAGTTGGGACCGACGGTTCGCAAAAAATGAGCAAAAGCCTAGGTA encodes:
- the tyrS gene encoding tyrosine--tRNA ligase, translating into MKESLWRGIEEIIDQKQLEKLLAGTKPLRLKFGVDPSSPDIHLGHTVILRCLARLQKLGHTVIFLIGDTTALIGDPSGKNKTRPVIDRDEVERNAKTYLEQVNKILDVDKAEIRRNSEWLDDLSLAKLLELASNFTVAQLIEREDFKNRLDAGSDLGLHELIYPLMVAYDSVVLKADVEFGGTDQRFNMLAGRALQKKMGQPAQQVVMGKLLVGTDGSQKMSKSLGNYIGITDAASDMYGKIMSIPDNLIVPYYELCTDIDQPVLEQLTKTLAEGANPRDAKASLAREIVTIYHGEEAALAAEVDFDRVFRHKELPQNIVEVEVSTGDQDVATMLVELGLSQTKSEAKRVIVQGGVRINGQRVSEAKHNFKSGDVVQVGKLRSARLK
- a CDS encoding transglycosylase domain-containing protein; this translates as MAKAKPRRVTSAKNSKAKISNRWQKFLVSLKPANLKAYWFSHQGRMMAAKIAGIGFLMVVLLILFVAKDLPSPSKINAKVGAQTTRFYDRSGNTVLYEVHGDVNRTVIDFNAMPDNVKHATVALEDKNFYHHGAFSSLSILRAAFVDLFHRGSGLQGGSTITQQYVKNALLTNQQSVIRKAKELILSIEIEQLYKKDDILKLYLNEIPYGTQAYGIQAAAKTYFGKDAKDLTLPEAALLAAIPQAPSYYSPYGDHVDALIARQHMVLDEMADQGYITAQQAEEAKAVDVLAEIPKIPRTYANVTAPFFVKYVEAQLDEQLGNQLVDSGGLKVITTLDLTKQSQAEQAVAKNMANVKRLGGSNAALVADDVKTGQVLAWVGGSDFSTSQVDVANSLRQPGSSFKPFVYSTLFSKKTDATWGPGSTLYDVKTDFGGGYVPHNYCNCNYGVVSIREALGNSLNIPAVKALYLAGVSDSIKTATDLGISTLNQDPSHYGLSLVLGSGEVTLADMASAYSGFATGGTHVDQVSVIKITDPKGKTLVDNSKTPTPKKVLDPQAVYELNSILSDAGARTRTFGSNFSALIIPGKTTAVKTGTTENYRDAWTIGYTQSTVAGVWAGNNDGHTMSGGSAAVAAPIWHDFMINAIKDEPNQPFVKPAGIKDVTIDAITGREKTDSTKQARTDIFASWYQAPAASHSQSAQVDSVSGKLATACTPQAAIHTVYSNAMQAEIPPADPAFGRWNAPVQALAAQLGYTGGALPTDSDNVHSCSDTHPSITNFSVVGTGPYTISGSWSSGTFPVNKVDFYFDDQLISTQSVNGSGSYSFGYSAPSSGSHTFKMVVTDTALYSDEQTKTMNVTSGGSFSNQTPADGTHKSAGLIVFNWDNYPGANNYKLIVGPTTYPTAGSSDSIVLPPGTYSWHADAYQGSNKLGSTSPYTLIVTP